A section of the Acidimicrobiia bacterium genome encodes:
- a CDS encoding TldD/PmbA family protein, producing MNEAQVIADRLIEIVGDRAEAEATVSTGREALTRFANSFIHQNVGEDAVAIRLRVAVDGRVAALTGNLVDDEALQRLVDDALEAASLQPVDAEWAGLTPPTPVNSSDRSDPATAAASPEDRAEVVRQFIAAGPDYLAAGYCDTSDQQIGFANSLGQRAAGRNTRASIDGIHQTGESAGSGHQTSRSIGDLDGAATGGQATSLARQGMGAYDIKPGHYEVVLSPECVATIIVFLTFYGFNGKAVEDGRSFVDLGAEQFDPKVTLVDDPLSEDALWVPFDAEGTPRVGLDLIRNGITSGVTHDRRTAAKAGVESTGHAHEASAAWGPMAANLRIQAGGTEFEDMISTVERGLYVTTFNYCRVLDPKSMVVTGLSRNGTFMIEHGKITGAVTNLRFTQSFISGIGPGNVMTVGNDVRYADSEFGAGFVRAPSLQLASWNFTGGAEG from the coding sequence ATGAACGAAGCACAAGTGATCGCGGATCGGCTCATCGAGATCGTCGGCGACCGGGCCGAGGCGGAGGCGACCGTCAGCACCGGTCGCGAGGCACTCACCCGGTTCGCCAACTCGTTCATCCACCAGAACGTCGGCGAGGACGCCGTCGCCATCCGCCTGAGGGTCGCCGTGGACGGTCGGGTCGCCGCCCTGACCGGCAACCTGGTCGACGACGAGGCGCTGCAGCGGCTCGTCGACGACGCCTTGGAGGCGGCCTCCTTGCAGCCGGTCGACGCGGAGTGGGCGGGGCTCACGCCGCCAACACCGGTGAACAGCAGCGATCGGTCGGACCCGGCCACCGCTGCCGCCTCACCGGAGGACCGCGCCGAGGTGGTGCGTCAGTTCATCGCCGCCGGACCCGACTATCTGGCCGCCGGCTATTGCGACACCTCGGACCAGCAGATCGGCTTCGCCAACTCGCTGGGCCAGCGCGCCGCCGGGCGCAACACCAGGGCATCCATCGACGGGATCCACCAGACGGGGGAGAGCGCCGGTTCGGGCCATCAGACTTCCCGGTCGATCGGAGACCTCGACGGCGCTGCCACCGGTGGTCAGGCGACCAGCCTGGCGCGACAGGGCATGGGTGCGTACGACATCAAGCCCGGCCACTACGAGGTCGTCCTGTCACCCGAGTGTGTGGCGACGATCATCGTGTTCCTCACCTTTTACGGATTCAACGGCAAGGCCGTCGAGGACGGACGGTCCTTCGTCGATCTCGGTGCCGAGCAGTTCGACCCGAAGGTCACACTGGTGGACGACCCGCTGTCGGAGGATGCGCTGTGGGTTCCGTTCGATGCAGAGGGCACGCCTCGGGTCGGTCTCGACCTGATCCGCAACGGCATCACTTCAGGGGTCACCCACGATCGGCGCACGGCTGCCAAGGCGGGCGTCGAGTCGACCGGTCACGCCCACGAGGCGAGCGCAGCGTGGGGGCCGATGGCGGCCAACCTGCGCATCCAGGCGGGCGGCACGGAGTTCGAGGACATGATCTCGACCGTCGAACGGGGGCTCTACGTGACCACGTTCAACTACTGCCGGGTACTCGACCCGAAGAGCATGGTGGTGACCGGTCTGAGCCGCAACGGCACCTTCATGATCGAGCATGGGAAGATCACCGGTGCTGTCACCAACCTGCGTTTCACCCAGTCGTTCATCTCGGGCATCGGCCCGGGCAACGTGATGACCGTGGGCAACGACGTCCGGTACGCCGACTCCGAGTTCGGCGCCGGCTTCGTCCGGGCACCGTCGCTCCAGTTGGCCTCCTGGAACTTCACCGGAGGAGCGGAGGGCTAG